One genomic region from Anopheles bellator chromosome 2, idAnoBellAS_SP24_06.2, whole genome shotgun sequence encodes:
- the LOC131211916 gene encoding uncharacterized protein LOC131211916 — MSLCLVASALACCASAYRFYPLNPMMARRVGGMRGIPMRRPVPIRGFVRAPNPNADGAMDGDGGDSGQADPDTDTPEPDAIARAAGGGAMREMIHSSGHPVEIDMGTDMQARMMGFMEDAEADGNFGRAAGDEGDEQEEGGAQFRHKKHKKHKHVVHTHHHYHHQKHGGGYGHGHQYGHGHGHRYDDGDEDYEPTYGHHGRYRRAAPAPDQVRRRDVTLRAGFQALDTDTAAAAPPPPLASGEADGPELRRQSVSRRQLVGIKNERLAASGRERSLRAYRLRSLAKRMIDGLADAGSSMRGPSGGAAAGWTMGGSSGSSSADEGATANFLHWRPPRQQRRRGNVFFKRRQQAPICSNFYVDERTLTSTERSVGTAEDEWVADTQEDVAGDTESFEDPLEALMAQRVATDAVTTTRSPLWRGIKKRLNSIRERHAKSLKRTTTTTSSPRPAVSAEYDDDDRARQEDYGSNEIVEFYNRDDVGRVLYRMANGRLIEEPQRFHLRRSPADEVSPWRQRRIDRLLAGRPGRKRVGGGGGQKATSAPDEETVPPSDPASVDKQVPVINIGTFRLSDNKVVPKGPSETHEGIVQHSGPSGREEMDNYIRERVREYCKASPCGAAAAAPGTHPEKKSEVVGSALIVQPPGTYEESHAAAAPATTVAAPPKVAAPPAASCPPSKIVKCIPKAYAKQGRHARTHDDEDDHDADPLVSFAFRRRRRPLFGSFLHRMFHPFGFLR, encoded by the exons ATGTCGCTGTGTCTCGTGGCCAGCGCGCTGGCGTGCTGCGCGTCGGCGTACCGGTTCTACCCGCTCAACCCGATGATGGCCCGTCGGGTCGGGGGCATGAGGGGCATCCCCATGCGCCGCCCAGTGCCAATAAGGGGCTTCGTGCGCGCCCCGAACCCCAACGCCGACGGTGCGATGGATGGGGATGGTGGTGATAGTGGCCAAGCAgacccggacacggacacaccggaaccggatgcgaTCGCAcgggccgctggtggtggcgcaatGCGCGAGATGATCCACAGCAGTGGCCATCCGGTGGAGATCGACATGGGAACCGACATGCAGGCGCGCATGATGGGCTTCATGGAGGATGCCGAGGCCGACGGTAACTTTGGTCGGGCGGCCGGTGACGAAGGCGACGAGCAGGAGGAGGGTGGTGCCCAGTTCCGGCACAAGAAGCACAAGAAGCACAAGCATGTGGTCCAcacgcaccaccactaccatcACCAGAagcacggcggcggctacgGGCATGGCCACCAGTACGGACATGGCCACGGGCACCGgtacgacgacggggacgaagATTACGAGCCCACGTACGGCCACCACGGGCGCTACCGAcgggcggcaccggcaccggatcaGGTCCGTAGACGAGACGTGACGCTCC GCGCCGGTTTTCAGGCTTTAGATACGGacacggcggcagcagcaccaccaccacccctaGCCTCCGGGGAAGCCGACGGGCCGGAGCTACGGCGGCAGTCGGTTAGCCGGCGGCAGCTGGTCGGCATCAAGAACGAGCGACTGGCAGCGAGCGGCCGCGAGCGGTCCCTCCGAGCGTACAG GTTACGATCGCTGGCGAAGCGTATGATCGATGGGCTCGCGGACGCGGGCTCCTCCATGCGAGGGCCaagtggtggtgctgcggcggGTTGGACGAtgggtggcagcagcggcagcagtagtGCCGATGAGGGCGCGACGGCCAACTTTCTTCACTGGCGCCCTCCACGCCAGCAACGTCGACGGGGCAATGTGTTCTTCAAACGCCGACAGCAGGCGCCC ATTTGCTCCAACTTCTACGTGGACGAGCGTACCCTGACGAGCACGGAGCGGTCAGTCGGGACAGCGGAGGATGAATGGGTCGCTGACACGCAGGAAGACGTCGCTGGCGACACGGAGAGCTTCGAGGACCCGCTGGAGGCGCTCATGGCGCaacgggtggccaccgacgccgTGACCACGACCAGAAGTCCCCTGTGGAGGGGCATCAAGAAGCGGCTGAACTCGATCCGCGAACGGCACGCCAAGAGTTTGAagcggaccaccaccacgacgagcAGCCCGCGCCCGGCCGTGTCCGCCgagtacgacgacgatgatcggGCTCGCCAGGAGGACTACGGCTCGAACGAGATCGTGGAGTTCTACAACCGGGACGACGTGGGCCGCGTGCTCTACCGGATGGCCAACGGGCGGTTGATCGAGGAACCGCAACGGTTCCACCTGCGCCGCAGTCCAGCCGACGAGGTTTCTCCGTGGCGCCAGCGACGTATCGaccggctgctggccggaCGCCCGGGAAGGAagcgtgttggtggtggtggtggacagAAGGCAACGAGCGCGCCGGACGAGGAAACGGTCCCCCCGAGCGATCCGGCCAGCGTGGATAAACAGGTCCCAGTTATCAACATCGGAACGTTCCGGCTCAGTGACAACAAGGTGGTGCCGAAGGGGCCGAGCGAGACCCACGAAGGCATCGTCCAGCACAGTGGCCCGAGCGGGCGCGAGGAGATGGACAACTACATCCGGGAGCGGGTCCGCGAGTACTGCAAGGCGTCGCcgtgcggtgctgctgccgccgctccCGGAACGCATCCGGAGAAGAAGAGCGAGGTCGTCGGTAGCGCCCTCATCGTCCAACCGCCCGGCACCTACGAGGAGAGCcacgcggccgcggccccggccaccACGGTAGCCGCGCCTCCGAAGGTAGCAGCGCCACCCGCCGCCAGCTGTCCACCGAGCAAGATCGTCAAGTGTATACCGAAGGCGTACGCCAAGCAAGGACGGCACGCCAGGacccacgacgacgaggacgatcaCGACGCCGATCCGCTCGTGTCGTTCGCCTTCAGACGAA GGCGCCGGCCCCTCTTCGGTTCGTTCCTGCACCGGATGTTCCACCCGTTCGGATTCCTGCGCTAG